One region of Pan paniscus chromosome 5, NHGRI_mPanPan1-v2.0_pri, whole genome shotgun sequence genomic DNA includes:
- the NMBR gene encoding neuromedin-B receptor isoform X4, whose product MDMQTSGALLWTCVKAMGVWVVSVLLAVPEAVFSEVARISSLDNSSFTACIPYPQTDELHPKIHSVLIFLVYFLIPLAIISIYYYHIAKTLIKSAHNLPGEYNEHTKKQMETRKRLAKIVLVFVGCFIFCWFPNHILYMYRSFNYNEIDPSLGHMIVTLVARVLSFGNSCVNPFALYLLSESFRRHFNSQLCCGRKSYQERGTSYLLSSSAVRMTSLKSNAKNMVTNSVLLNGHSMKQETAL is encoded by the exons atggacatgcagacgtcAGGGGCATTGCTGTGGACCTGTGTGAAGGCCATGGGTGTCTGGGTGGTCTCCGTGTTGCTGGCAGTTCCCGAAGCGGTGTTTTCAGAAGTGGCGCGCATCAGTAGCTTGGATAATAGCAGCTTCACAGCATGTATCCCATACCCTCAAACAGATGAATTACATCCAAAGATTCATTCAGTGCTCATTTTCTTGGTCTATTTCCTCATACCACTTGCTATTATtagcatttattattatcatattgCAAAGACCTTAATTAAAAGCGCACACAATCTTCCTGGAGAATACAACGAACATACCAAAAAACAG ATGGAAACACGGAAACGCCTGGCTAAAATTGTGCTTGTCTTTGTGGGCTGTTTCATCTTCTGTTGGTTTCCAAACCACATCCTTTACATGTATCGGTCTTTCAACTATAATGAGATTGATCCATCTCTAGGCCACATGATTGTCACCTTAGTTGCCCGGGTTCTCAGTTTTGGCAATTCTTGTGTCAATCCATTTGCTCTTTACCTACTCAGTGAAAGCTTCAGGAGGCATTTCAACAGCCAACTCTGCTGTGGGAGGAAGTCCTATCAAGAGAGAGGAACCAGCTACCTACTCAGCTCTTCAGCGGTGCGTATGACATCTCTGAAAAGCAATGCTAAGAACATGGTGACCAATTCTGTTTTACTAAATGGGCACAGCATGAAGCAGGAAACGGCACTGTGA